One Kitasatospora sp. NBC_01287 DNA window includes the following coding sequences:
- a CDS encoding Fpg/Nei family DNA glycosylase, with protein sequence MPELPEVEALSAFLAEHLVGRRIERIDPLAVNALKTYDPPVTALAGRTVTAVGRRGKFLVITTAGQGADGDPHPDGDLYLVVHLARAGWLRWQRRLAAEPPHPGKGPLALRVALADPEDPRGAGFDLTEAGTKKGLAVSVVADPAQVPGIARLGPDPLDPGLTLAELRALLAGERRQLKGVLRDQSVLAGIGNAYSDEILHAAKLSPFKPAARLTEAESETLHRAIGETLREAVERSRGLAAGELKAEKKTGLRVHGRAGQPCPICGDTIREVSFADSALQYCPRCQTGGKPLADRRLSRLLK encoded by the coding sequence ATGCCCGAACTGCCCGAAGTCGAAGCGTTGAGCGCCTTCCTGGCCGAGCACCTGGTCGGCCGGCGGATCGAGCGAATCGACCCGCTCGCGGTGAACGCGCTGAAGACCTACGACCCGCCGGTCACCGCGCTCGCGGGCCGCACCGTCACGGCCGTCGGGCGACGCGGCAAGTTCCTGGTGATCACGACCGCGGGCCAGGGCGCCGACGGCGACCCGCACCCGGACGGCGACCTGTACCTGGTGGTCCACCTGGCCAGGGCCGGCTGGCTGCGCTGGCAGCGCAGGCTCGCCGCCGAGCCGCCGCACCCCGGCAAGGGCCCGCTGGCCCTGCGGGTCGCGCTGGCCGACCCCGAGGACCCCCGGGGTGCCGGGTTCGACCTGACCGAGGCCGGGACCAAGAAGGGCCTGGCCGTCTCGGTGGTGGCCGATCCGGCGCAAGTCCCCGGGATCGCCCGGCTGGGTCCCGATCCGCTGGACCCCGGGCTCACCCTGGCCGAGCTGCGCGCACTGCTGGCCGGCGAGCGGCGGCAGCTCAAGGGCGTGCTGCGGGACCAGAGCGTGCTGGCCGGGATCGGCAACGCCTACTCGGACGAGATCCTGCACGCCGCGAAGCTCTCCCCGTTCAAACCGGCCGCCAGGCTCACCGAGGCGGAGAGCGAGACCCTGCACCGGGCGATCGGCGAGACCCTGCGCGAGGCCGTCGAACGCTCGCGCGGGCTGGCCGCCGGGGAGTTGAAGGCGGAGAAGAAGACCGGGCTGCGGGTGCACGGCCGGGCCGGGCAGCCCTGCCCGATCTGCGGGGACACCATCCGCGAGGTCTCCTTCGCCGACTCCGCGCTGCAGTACTGCCCGCGCTGCCAGACCGGCGGCAAGCCGCTGGCCGACCGGCGGCTCTCCCGGCTGCTCAAGTAG